One genomic region from Strix uralensis isolate ZFMK-TIS-50842 chromosome 5, bStrUra1, whole genome shotgun sequence encodes:
- the TDG gene encoding G/T mismatch-specific thymine DNA glycosylase isoform X3 gives MMTAAPNMEIMTEQPTPEGIPEPNIAQEPPKEVKKGGRKRKAKATEPKQPKKPAAKKEKSAKSKGKQEKITDTFKVKRKVDRFNGVSEAELLTKTLPDILTFDLDIVIIGINPGLMAAYKGHHYPGPGNHFWKCLFMSGLSNEQLNHMDDHTLPHKYGIGFTNMVERTTPGSKDLSSKEFREGGRILMQKLQKYKPRIAAFNGKCIYEIFSKEVFGIKVKNLEFGLQPHKVPDTETLCYVMPSSSARCAQFPRAQDKVHYYIKLKDLRDQLKGITPNTDVQEVQYTFDLQLAQEDAKKMAVKEEKYDPGYEAAYGGAYCDRALYESEQCNFSSNGTAASNPQYCEGSSFGDVPNGQWMTQSFADQIPEFGAGVTREEEGSSA, from the exons aagttaaaaaaggaggaaggaaaagaaaagccaaagcaaCTGAGCCAAAGCAACCCAAAAAGCCtgctgctaaaaaagaaaaatcagccaAGTCAAAAGGCAAACAAGAAAAGATCACAGATACttttaaagtcaaaagaaaagTGGACCGTTTTAATGGTGTATCTGAAGCTGAGCTTCTGACCAAGACTTTACCTGATATTTTGACCTTTGATCTGGACATTGTAATA ATTGGCATAAACCCTGGCTTGATGGCAGCTTACAAAGGACACCATTACCCTGGACCTGGAAACCATTTTT GGAAGTGTCTGTTCATGTCTGGTCTGAGTAACGAACAGCTGAACCATATGGATGACCACACCTTGCCGCATAAATATGGGATTGGATTTACAAACATGGTTGAAAGGACAACACCTGGAAGCAAAGACCTCTCCAG CAAAGAGTTTCGGGAAGGGGGGCGAATTCTGATGCAGAAGTTACAGAAGTACAAACCCCGTATAGCAGCTTTCAATGGAAAAT GTATTTATGAAATTTTTAGTAAAGAAGTTTTTGGAATAAAAGTTAAGAACTTGGAATTTGGACTGCAGCCACACAAAGTGCCAGATACAGAAACT CTCTGCTACGTTATGCCATCATCCAGTGCAAGATGTGCTCAGTTTCCTCGTGCACAAGATAAAGTTCATTATTACATAAAACTGAAAGACTTAAGGGACCAACTGAAAGGCATCACACCAAACACAGATGTGCAGGAGGTGCAGTACACATTTGACTTGCAACTTGCACAAG AGGATGCTAAGAAGATGgctgtcaaagaagaaaaatacgaTCCAGGTTATGAAGCGGCGTATGGAGGAGCTTACTGTGATCGTGCACTGTATGAAAGTGAACAGTGCAATTTCTCTTCAAATGGAACTG CAGCAAGCAATCCACAGTACTGTGAGGGGTCGTCCTTCGGTGACGTTCCTAATGGACAATGGATGACACAGTCCTTTGCAGACCAGATTCCAGAGTTCGGTGCTGGTGTGACACgggaggaagagggaagcagTGCGTGA